A region from the bacterium genome encodes:
- the glp gene encoding gephyrin-like molybdotransferase Glp, producing the protein MIEVEEALGIILDHIRVLDPEEVGILDCLDRTLAEEIYAEMDIPPFRSSAMDGYAVITADTVEASEVSPVYLEVVEDIPAGSLPKKPLSSGQATRIMTGAPLPAGANGVIMVEYTERTDGKVKLIRKVSPMENVREAGEDVAGGELVLSKGSLIRPAEVGMLASLGKRSVFCVRKPRVAILSTGDEVVDIDQELSPGKIRNSNGYSLYAQVVRYGGIPVLLGIAPDDEVKIKNQIEQGLGSSDMLVISGGVSVGDYDLVKGVLADLGVEMKFWKVAMKPGKPLAFGLVKEKPVFGLPGYPVSVLVVFEQFVRPAMRKMAGRKCLKKPEIEAELCEEIKKKPGRRNYLRGVIEKKDGQYYARTTGPQGSGILSSMVKANALLVLPSEVSYLKTGDKIKAQILDYPEGGIL; encoded by the coding sequence ATGATAGAAGTTGAGGAAGCCCTGGGGATAATCCTCGATCATATCAGGGTTCTGGATCCGGAGGAAGTAGGTATCTTAGATTGTCTGGATCGGACTTTGGCTGAGGAGATTTATGCCGAGATGGATATTCCCCCTTTTAGAAGTTCAGCGATGGACGGCTATGCGGTTATTACGGCTGATACAGTGGAAGCCTCGGAAGTGAGTCCTGTTTATCTGGAGGTAGTCGAGGATATCCCAGCCGGGTCTCTCCCGAAAAAACCGCTTTCTTCCGGTCAGGCGACGCGAATAATGACCGGCGCCCCTCTTCCGGCCGGCGCCAATGGGGTAATTATGGTTGAGTATACTGAAAGGACGGATGGGAAGGTTAAGCTCATTAGAAAAGTATCCCCTATGGAAAACGTCCGGGAGGCCGGCGAGGATGTGGCCGGAGGCGAGTTGGTTCTTTCCAAAGGCAGCCTCATCCGGCCGGCTGAAGTAGGTATGCTGGCTTCTCTGGGGAAGAGGTCGGTCTTTTGTGTCCGGAAACCGCGGGTGGCCATCCTGTCTACCGGTGATGAGGTGGTCGACATAGATCAAGAATTAAGCCCGGGGAAGATCCGTAATTCTAACGGATATTCCCTCTATGCCCAGGTTGTTCGATACGGGGGTATCCCGGTTCTCCTGGGCATTGCCCCGGATGATGAAGTCAAAATAAAGAATCAGATTGAGCAAGGACTGGGATCAAGTGATATGCTGGTTATTTCTGGAGGGGTCTCTGTAGGAGATTACGATCTGGTCAAGGGTGTCTTAGCTGATTTAGGAGTAGAAATGAAGTTTTGGAAGGTGGCCATGAAACCGGGCAAACCCCTTGCCTTTGGCCTTGTCAAGGAGAAGCCGGTTTTTGGTTTGCCCGGATATCCGGTCTCGGTTTTAGTCGTCTTTGAACAATTTGTCCGACCGGCGATGCGGAAGATGGCCGGCCGTAAGTGCTTGAAAAAACCAGAGATAGAAGCAGAGCTTTGCGAAGAGATTAAAAAGAAACCAGGGCGTAGGAACTATCTTCGGGGTGTGATAGAGAAAAAAGATGGTCAATATTATGCCCGGACTACTGGTCCCCAGGGATCAGGTATCTTAAGTTCTATGGTCAAGGCCAATGCCCTGCTTGTCCTTCCCAGCGAGGTTAGTTACTTAAAGACAGGTGATAAGATTAAGGCCCAGATACTGGATTATCCAGAGGGGGGAATACTATAA